From Thermogemmatispora onikobensis, one genomic window encodes:
- a CDS encoding phytoene desaturase family protein — translation MSEHYHYDVIIIGAGHNGLVAAGYLARAGKRVLVLEQRDRVGGACTLEEPFPGFSVSPCAYVVSLLRPEIIRDLELARYGFEAYVKDPQMFVPFLDGSYLFIRASSEQTAEGIRRFSLRDAAAYPRFLRFFERASDLLTPLLLEEPPTLAELAARFRGEDEEIFSRLMFGNLYDLLAEYFESDQVRAAFAGQGVIGSFIGPKTPGSVYVMWHHMFGEVNGQRGLWGYVRGGMGRISFALAASATAHGAQIRTGAPVASVLIHNGRAEGVRLESGEELRARAVLSNADPKRTFLQLCADVGLDSGFLARIKRFRTESPVIKINLALKELPSFTCLPGSEPGLQHAGSCEISPTPDWVQQAYEDALRGELSRRPYIEAYMQSATDPSLTPPGKHLISLFCQYAPYHLKGHSWSEEVKAAMAERVIATMCEFAPNFADAIIDRQVLSPVDIEQRYGMTEGHIFHGEITPDQLFGQRPTPECARYRTPIAGLYLCGSGTHPGGGVMGAPGHNAAQALLRDWGEAS, via the coding sequence ATGAGCGAGCACTATCACTACGATGTCATCATCATCGGAGCCGGCCATAACGGCCTCGTTGCAGCCGGCTACCTGGCGCGCGCTGGCAAGCGTGTGCTTGTCCTTGAACAGCGCGACCGTGTAGGGGGTGCCTGCACACTCGAAGAACCCTTCCCAGGTTTCAGCGTCTCCCCCTGCGCCTACGTTGTCAGCCTACTGCGACCGGAAATCATCCGCGATCTTGAGTTAGCGCGCTACGGCTTTGAAGCCTACGTCAAAGATCCCCAGATGTTTGTTCCCTTCCTGGACGGCAGCTACCTCTTCATTCGCGCCAGCAGTGAGCAAACTGCCGAAGGAATACGGCGCTTCTCGCTGCGCGATGCCGCCGCTTACCCCCGCTTTCTGCGCTTCTTTGAACGCGCCTCAGACCTTCTCACGCCACTCCTTCTAGAGGAGCCGCCCACCCTGGCAGAGCTGGCGGCCCGTTTTCGCGGCGAAGATGAAGAAATCTTCAGTCGGCTCATGTTCGGCAACCTCTATGATCTGCTCGCCGAGTACTTCGAATCCGACCAGGTGCGAGCCGCTTTTGCTGGTCAAGGCGTCATTGGCAGCTTCATCGGACCCAAAACGCCGGGGTCCGTCTACGTAATGTGGCATCACATGTTTGGCGAGGTGAATGGTCAGCGCGGCCTCTGGGGCTACGTTCGCGGCGGCATGGGACGCATCAGCTTCGCCCTGGCGGCCTCAGCCACTGCCCACGGCGCCCAAATCCGCACCGGCGCCCCCGTGGCCAGCGTCCTGATTCACAACGGGCGAGCCGAGGGTGTACGTCTGGAGAGCGGTGAAGAGCTGCGCGCTCGCGCAGTCCTCTCTAACGCTGACCCCAAACGGACCTTCTTGCAACTGTGCGCCGACGTCGGCCTTGATTCCGGCTTCCTGGCGCGCATCAAGCGCTTCAGAACAGAAAGCCCCGTCATCAAGATCAACCTTGCCCTCAAAGAGCTACCGAGCTTTACCTGCCTGCCAGGCAGCGAACCGGGGCTGCAGCACGCGGGCTCATGCGAGATTTCGCCGACCCCCGACTGGGTGCAGCAAGCTTACGAGGACGCACTGCGTGGCGAGCTGTCGCGCCGTCCCTACATCGAGGCCTACATGCAGTCAGCTACCGACCCATCGCTCACGCCACCGGGCAAGCACCTGATCTCGCTGTTCTGCCAATACGCCCCCTACCACCTGAAAGGTCATTCCTGGAGCGAGGAAGTCAAAGCAGCAATGGCCGAGCGCGTCATTGCTACCATGTGTGAATTCGCCCCCAACTTCGCCGATGCCATCATCGACCGCCAGGTGCTCAGTCCTGTGGACATCGAGCAGCGCTATGGTATGACCGAAGGGCACATCTTCCACGGTGAGATCACCCCCGACCAGCTCTTTGGTCAGCGTCCAACACCCGAGTGCGCCCGCTATCGCACCCCAATCGCCGGCCTCTACCTCTGCGGATCAGGCACCCATCCCGGTGGGGGTGTCATGGGAGCACCTGGCCATAACGCGGCCCAGGCGCTGCTACGCGACTGGGGAGAAGCTTCCTGA